CGCGACTGGGAGGGTTTCGACCTCAAGGCTCAAGCCAAAATGTTGAAAAACGTTTTCCCTGGTGAAGATCATCGCATGCGTCGTCAGGTTTACAGCTAGCCAACTTCTTGTCGAAGACAATAAGTACAAGTGAAAACCTGGCTGGCTGAAGggacaaaacaaaagaaaaagaatcgtCTCTGTCTGATTACCCATGAAAGTGAATGGGTGCaattgattttcattttcattttccttttctttgatCAATTAGATTCAaacactctttttttattttataaccgGACGTCCGGATCAACTTGTTCGCACCTCGACAAATTCCGAGGTCATGAAGTTAACGACTAGATAAACCCTCCAGTTGCCCAAGGTTTGGAACGTTTGTCCTTCGTAGGATTTGAACATACCACCTCGTGAAGGACAAACACTCATTAGTTTTTTCATGCCCACTCGGTCAAATCCGTTAGGGTTTTCAAAGGCAAGTGTTGCAAAGGCAAAGTTCTTTTGAATCACTGTGTTGATATGTCAAGAAGGAAACTGATTCCAGGAGGGGAAATTGGCTATGACCTCTCAACTATGCTGTAGCCTCATTACTTGCCAGAGCCCTTCACCATTCCACgtacaaatctctctctctctctctctctctctctctctctctctctgtggcaaGGTGGATAGCCGTGGCACCTCTTCTTGAGTGCCCTTATTCCTAACCAGCTCTGCCTCCAATTTGTgttgttcaaacttcaaacccTCATCACTTTCAAACTCATTGTTATATTATTTTGCCAAGAGGCATCATCTCCAATGAAGTTGACCTATAGCGAAGAATCAAAACCTGGTTCCTGTCATTCCCTTGTGGGAGAAAAAGTTTTCTTCATTCTCTACTGAATCTTTCATCTCACTTCCACCTTTGTTTCTCGATCCAAAGGTTCTTATCATGGAACTCTTGAGCTCAGTTTATGATTTAGCGAAACCATTGTGGTTCTATTCTGAATTTGAggtttcaatcaagtcatagtgTCATCACCCATCAATACCAAAGAAAACAGCATGGTAAAGCGACTACATGCACGAACGAAAAATAGGAAAGAGGGAAGCATCCATTGAAGCAGAAGACTCAAACAGAACCGTGCAGCTGCCAAATATGAAAACCGGGACCAAATGGAACTTCCTGACTAAAGTAACTCCCAGCATCGATCTAGACAACTAGAATAGTCAGTCACTGAATAATAAAAATACGAATACCAGGCAGATCAAAGAAAACATGCATAACATTAGTGAGGAAGAGATTGGCCGATCAAAGCAAATCTCTCTTCACTAATCATCACAAAAATAAGCCCACGTTTCCTTTACAGACCCCTCAGttaacgaaaaaaaaattaaattgaggTTCAACAAATCAACAGACTATTTATTCTTTTGTAAACAAATGATATGTCCGTTTAGATACAGGTCGAGATAGGCATTACAAAGTACAATACCAACCCATTATTACCTAGCTCCTAAGTAAACAAGTGTAATGGGCCTCATCAAGAGTAACTATACGCccaaaaagagggaaaaaaaaagtgtacacTGTCAAGTACCTTTGAACCCATTGAAATAATGGATTTGCTAGCCGAAAGAAGCGCCAGAGCTCAAAAGACCAACTCGGCTTTATACGCTAGCTCTTCGGTGCAGCTGTTATTAGGTCCTGGaagtagaaataaaaaataatctgaGCGAATCTTAACTTCAGACAGATTTATTACAATATAAAGCATGAGGATTAGATTATCTCAGTAAACACAAATGCTGTTGTCGcaccttttttgttttcacGACTGTTTCCCACTTTGGATCAACAGAAGGAGTCTTGGAAGCGTGGAGTGGATAATTCACTTTCGTAGCAAGGAATGAAAGCGAAGGTGAATTCCTTGTTGATATAGAAGGCAAAGTACGCCAAAGCCAAGACTCAGATGGAGATTTTGGTGGAGGCGGAAGGACAGGAGAGTGTGGCTTGATTTCTTGATAATTTACTATGTTCTCCACTTTCTtgaactgctgctgctgctgatcTTCATAATCCAGGTATCCTTTCCCAGGCAATTTTACATCTGCAGAGGCTATTGATTCCTTACAAAGATCTTGATCCTCACGAGGAATATTTGATTTCTTGATGTTTGTGAGTATAGCATCGACTGAGGGAGTTTCTTCCAACGATACCGCCTTATGTACAGAATCTATGTACACGGTTTTCTCAACCATAGGACTTGCCAAGTCTATTCCCTTTTCTGGGCTATGATCAGCCAATAATTCTCCAGGGTGATCAGGGGATCTTTTTTGTGATCTGAAACCATTAATTCCATCAATTTGTGCTTCTTCGGGGATATCAGGAAATCCTTCTTCTTCATAAAATCTGGATTTAGGTGATTCATTCTGCCAGGGTGATGCGCCACTACCCTGTAAACGCTTGTAGAGAGACCATCCCTCCAATTTTTTCCGCATCTCAGTGTTCTGGGGTGCAGCTATTGATCTTTGCTCATGAATAGCAACCCTCATACGCTGCAAAGTAAGAATCAACTGATCAGATCAGCGAAACATTTTCCTAGAGAGTGAAGAAAACAAGAGGTCAAATAAAGGATACCTCATTCTTAGTTTGTTGGCAAAAACCAGCAGATGAAGAGTTAGCCTGAGTCCTTTTGACAGAAGACATGGGTACCCGTGTTCGCACACTCATACCGGGCACAGGATTCAAAACGCAAAGTGAACTTTTTACGCAAAACCTAGGTAATAACCCACACACTTTGGTTGACAAATTTCCAGGTTCATCGTTctcatcatcttcatcttcatcggCACTTTCTTCTTCCTCGTACACTTGGGGACAGTATGGTGGAAGATTATTGGGCCTTGAGCGATTTAGAGGTGGTCGCTTATTCCCACTTACCAACTCTCTCAACTGTCTCGACTGCTCTTTCACCAAAACCGGTTGCTTCCATGTACCATGTTGAGGCGTTTCAGAGGTCATTGCCTTAGCCGCAGGCAGAAATCTACCCATCATGAAATCCATAGTTTGTGCATCTGTTGAAAAGGTTCCAGATGGTGCTACCTCCGGACCGTCTAATCCACTCAAGCCACTTACACTGCAGCTTAAGAAGTATGATTCGGTCCTTGAAAGTGTATCTAGTGCGTCTAGATATGCTTCATCACCATCCCCTGAATCAGAACCCTCAAAGTTCGTTACATACTCTTCTATCGAAGGAACACTTAGTGTACTAGAAGAGGTTTTTCCTGCTTCACGCCTACCGACGCTCGAGTTTTCTTGTCGTTTAACTTCTGGAATTCTCCCAGGTGGAAGCTTTGGGATGATAGGAGGTTGATCAAGAGTTTGTGGTTTTCTTTCGTCCTTTGGTCTTCCGGGAGACTTCTCCCAAGTAAAAGGAATAGTTCCGGGGTTACTCACTGGACCAGATTTCAATTCTGATTTGTAAAAAGGAGGCAGAGGTACACTGGGGATAGAACgtttattctttgtttggaCATCTTTCTCTGAGCCTACTACGGGTGAGAATCGCCTCACAGATATAAGTGGTCGATTGAGATTCAATTGTTTGTCCTCCATCAGTGGTTAAAGAAACATAAAACCAATTCCCTACAAGGCACAACAACCCATAAAAAACAGGGTTCAACTTCGCAAAAAGATAATAGACTTATGCGGGGAAAATGAAGTATCAAGTTGGTATTCATTCTAGTGCTGCACTATTGTcgactttctttttcttttttcctctattCTTTTCCCATAGAGGTTCTACCTCAAACTGTTTCCGTGTTCTATATTACGATTATGAGTAGCTTAGCTTATTCGAGGCCTGGAATCAGTCTAATGGAACAACATCCTTTTCAGGACGAATCCCCCAATACAGAATCCAAGGCATGGAATCAGTTTTTGGTTCTGAATCTGATCCATAGGTTGCTAACTTAGCTTCTTCTTAAAGATCTACGCATGTCCAATTGCGGCCCCCAAGAAACAGAAGTCAACCTCGAAATTGTGCAGCTCATGACATATGaggaaccttttttttttttttttttccgccctTTTAAATAGACAACATAAAAGGGGATCCAAGTCCATTTTGGGTCTTTCAATTACTACTAAGCTTCTAATGTCAACTGTTCGTGCGAATACGATGCATTGTGATTTCGGTCCAAGAATGATCGAATTGGCAGCATTCTGGCTCTCTATGAAAGTTAATCAACATTATTTCAGAAGTCAAAGTTATGCTTTCTGGGACAATGATAAAGTAAGCCAGAAAGTAACATTCCCCCATCCGTTCCTATTTTGCATTGATAAGAACAAGAATTTTTTAACCCTTACCTTTCaatcaccaaaacaaaaatctccCACTTGTACACAcacccacagagagagagagagagagagagagagagagagagagagatgccatAAATCCTGATAGTTTGTCCAAGTTCAAATAGGAAATTAGATTTTTAATAATCCAATAATTGTGCGATTGATGTTGACTCTTCACTTTC
The sequence above is drawn from the Rhododendron vialii isolate Sample 1 chromosome 6a, ASM3025357v1 genome and encodes:
- the LOC131330050 gene encoding uncharacterized protein LOC131330050; the protein is MEDKQLNLNRPLISVRRFSPVVGSEKDVQTKNKRSIPSVPLPPFYKSELKSGPVSNPGTIPFTWEKSPGRPKDERKPQTLDQPPIIPKLPPGRIPEVKRQENSSVGRREAGKTSSSTLSVPSIEEYVTNFEGSDSGDGDEAYLDALDTLSRTESYFLSCSVSGLSGLDGPEVAPSGTFSTDAQTMDFMMGRFLPAAKAMTSETPQHGTWKQPVLVKEQSRQLRELVSGNKRPPLNRSRPNNLPPYCPQVYEEEESADEDEDDENDEPGNLSTKVCGLLPRFCVKSSLCVLNPVPGMSVRTRVPMSSVKRTQANSSSAGFCQQTKNERMRVAIHEQRSIAAPQNTEMRKKLEGWSLYKRLQGSGASPWQNESPKSRFYEEEGFPDIPEEAQIDGINGFRSQKRSPDHPGELLADHSPEKGIDLASPMVEKTVYIDSVHKAVSLEETPSVDAILTNIKKSNIPREDQDLCKESIASADVKLPGKGYLDYEDQQQQQFKKVENIVNYQEIKPHSPVLPPPPKSPSESWLWRTLPSISTRNSPSLSFLATKVNYPLHASKTPSVDPKWETVVKTKKDLITAAPKS